A genomic region of Gallus gallus isolate bGalGal1 chromosome 19, bGalGal1.mat.broiler.GRCg7b, whole genome shotgun sequence contains the following coding sequences:
- the NIPSNAP2 gene encoding protein NipSnap homolog 2 isoform X1, whose protein sequence is MAGAHPPRVGIAASAASGLRGGGASPARLLSRTASARPHRSQRPGCGAAPPSCCRRSARPHRGMVSSASRPREDSWLKSLFVRKVDPRKDAHSNLLAKRETSSLYKLQIHNVKPECLEAYNKLCQEVLPKIHEEKHYPCALVGTWNTWYGEQDQAVHLWRYEGGYPALNEVMSKLRQNKEFTEFRKERGNMLLSRKNQLLLEFSFWNEPVPREGPNIYELRSYQLRPGTMIEWGNYWARAIRFRQDSNEAVGGFFSQIGQLYMVHHLWAYKDLQTREDIRNAAWHKPGWDELVYYTVPLIQEMESRIMIPLKISPLQ, encoded by the exons ATGGCGGGCGCCCACCCCCCACGCGTCGGGATCGCGGCCAGCGCGGCGTCGGGCCTTCGCGGCGGCGGCGCGTCCCCGGCCCGGCTGCTGTCCCGCACCGCGTCTGCCCGCCCTCACCGCTCCCAGCGCCCGGGCTGTGGCGCCGCCCCGCCTTCCTGCTGCAGGCGCAGCGCACGGCCACATCG GGGGATGGTATCTTCAGCTAGCAGACCTCGTGAAGACAGTTGGTTAAAATCGCTATTTGTTCGCAAAGTCGATCCAAGGAAAGATGCTCACTCCAACCTTCTAGCCAAAAGAGAGACCAGCAGTCTGTATAAACTACAGA TTCACAATGTAAAACCAGAATGCCTAGAGGCCTACAACAAGCTTTG TCAAGAGGTGCTGCCAAAGattcatgaagaaaaacactACCCATGTGCACTGGTGGGGACTTGGAACACGTGGTACGGAGAGCAAGATCAGGCTG ttcatCTGTGGAGGTATGAGGGAGGCTATCCAGCTCTCAATGAGGTCATGAGTAAACTCCGTCAAAATAAG GAGTTCACAGAGTTTCGCAAAGAAAGAGGTAACATGCTTCTGTCTCGCAAGAACCAATTACTGTTGGAATTCAGCTTCTGGAATGAACCTGTTCCCAGAGAGGGGCCGAATATTTATGAACTGAGATCCTATCAACTTAGA CCTGGAACTATGATTGAGTGGGGAAATTACTG GGCCCGTGCAATTCGTTTCCGACAAGACAGTAATGAAGCAGTTGGAGGATTTTTCTCACAAATTGGACAGCTGTATATGGTTCATCACCTTTGGG CTTACAAAGATCTCCAGACCAGAGAAGATATAAGGAATGCTGCGTGGCATAAACCTGGCTGGGATGAGCTAGTCTATTACACAG
- the MRPS17 gene encoding 28S ribosomal protein S17, mitochondrial isoform X1 yields MSVPRGAVHAKWIVGKVIGTKMQKTAKVRVTRLVLDPYLLKFFNKRKTYFAHDPLQQCVVGDIVLLKALPERRSKHVKHELAEIVFKVGNVIDPITGKPCAGTRFLENLSDSENLTEADTTYLSEKLQELKVRSTDK; encoded by the exons ATGTCTGTACCACGTGGAGCTGTCCATGCAAAATGGATAGTAGGGAAAGTCATAGGAaccaaaatgcagaaaactgccAAAGTGAGAGTGACAAGGCTTGTACTAGATCCTTACTTACTGAAG TTCTTTAACAAGAGGAAAACCTATTTTGCCCATGATCCATTGCAGCAGTGTGTTGTTGGAGACATTGTTCTTCTCAAAGCTTTGCCTGAGCGGAGGAGCAAACACGTGAAACACGAACTGGCTGAAATTGTTTTCAAGGTTGGAAATGTCATAGATCCGATCACAGGAAAGCCCTGTGCAGGAACCAGGTTTCTTGAAAACCTATCAGATTCAGAAAACCTGACAGAGGCAGATACCACCTACCTAAGTGAAAAACTCCAGGAACTTAAAGTTCGTTCAACAGACaaataa
- the NF2L gene encoding merlin, with translation MSIRGLKKKQPKTFKVKIITVDAEMEFSCEMKWKGKDLFDLVCRALGLRETWFFGLQYTMKGMCTWLKMDKKVLDQEIPKEDPISFHFLAKFYPEKVEEELLQEITQHLFFLQVKKQILDEEIYCSPEATVLLASYAVQAKYGDYDPNFHEPGFLAHDELLPKRVLRQYQLTAEMWEEKITAWYAEHRGIARDEAEMNYLKIAQDLEMYGVNYFPIAQNKNHTDLLLGVDAKGIHIYSINNRFSPNKSFEWSAIRNISYSEKELTIKPLDKKAEVFKFFSSQLKVNKLILQLCIGNHDLFMRRRKVDSIEIQQMKAQAREEKARKKMENQRLAREKQLREEAERAKEELERRLFQLEDEARQANEALLRSQETAELLAEKAQIAEEEAKLLAQNAAEAEQERQRLEITALKTKEEKRLMEQKMREAELIAVKLVKESDRRAKEAEHLKQDLHEAREAERKAKQKLFDITRLNYPHMVKYPHYLPTDTRDANFDKGSIKLDLKDIDLKRLSFEIERERLDYLEKSKKFEDRLKELKSEIHALKLEEKQSGLYSHWNEVLGSLDRSLGNIPLWMKTFETGDSSDINLRRPFPTYSLSPTSSWPCTNKIQHMVPVQKSSFQTNSMIANSVGTGTRKQVVKVQQHDSDVIYI, from the exons atgtctATCCGAGGCCTGAAGAAGAAACAACCAAAGACTTTTAAAGTCAAGATTATAACGGTGGATGCTGAGATGGAGTTCAGCTGTGAG atgaAGTGGAAGGGGAAGGACTTGTTTGACCTGGTGTGCCGAGCGCTTGGCTTAAGGGAGACTTGGTTCTTTGGCTTGCAGTACACAATGAAGGGAATGTGCACCTGGTTAAAGATGGACAAAAAG GTCTTAGATCAAGAAATCCCTAAAGAAGACCCcattagctttcattttttggCTAAATTCTACCCAGAGAAGGTAGAAGAGGAGCTGTTACAGGAAATTACCCAGCATTTGTTCTTCCTTCAG GTTAAGAAACAGATACTGGATGAGGAAATCTATTGTTCTCCGGAGGCAACAGTTTTACTGGCTTCTTATGCTGTTCAAGCCAAG TATGGTGACTACGACCCAAACTTTCACGAGCCAGGCTTTCTTGCCCATGATGAACTTTTACCCAAAAGG GTCCTCAGGCAATATCAGCTAACAGCAGAGATGTGGGAAGAAAAGATTACAGCTTGGTATGCTGAGCATAGGGGTATCGCCAG GGATGAAGCTGAGATGAACTACCTGAAAATTGCCCAAGACTTGGAAATGTATGGTGTCAATTATTTTCCCATTGCT caaaataaaaaccataCCGATCTCTTGCTTGGAGTTGATGCCAAAGGTATTCACATCTACAGCATCAACAACAGGTTCTCTCCAAACAAGTCGTTTGAGTGGAGTGCTATCAGAAACATTTCCTATAGTGAGAAGGAG TTAACCATTAAACCTCTTgacaaaaaagcagaagtcttCAAGTTCTTTTCCTCTCAGCTCAAGGTAAACAAATTG ATTCTGCAGTTGTGCATTGGAAACCACGACCTATTTatgaggagaagaaaagtggATTCAATAGAGATTCAGCAAATGAAAGCACAAGCCAGGGAAGAAAAGGCCAGAAAAAAG atggaGAATCAAAGGCTGGCCAGGGAGAAGCAGCTCCGAGAAGAAGCTGAGCGAGCCAAAGAAGAGCTGGAAAGGCGGCTTTTCCAGCTGGAAGACGAAGCCAGGCAGGCCAATGAGGCCCTG CTTCGATCCCAGgaaactgcagagctgctggctgagaAAGCTCAGATTGCAGAAGAAGAGGCGAAACTGCTGGCCCAGaatgctgcagaagcagagcaagAGCGGCAGAGGTTGGAGATAACAGCTCTGAAAACCAAGGAGGAGAAACGCCTGATGGAGCAAAAGATGCGGGAGGCAGAATTGAtagcagtgaagctggtgaaggagTCTGACCGGAG AGCCAAGGAAGCGGAGCATCTGAAACAAGATCTACATGAAGCCAGAGAGGCTGAAcggaaagcaaagcaaaaactCTTTGACATAACCAGGCTCAATTATCCT CACATGGTCAAGTACCCACACTACTTGCCAACTGACACCAGAGATGCCAACTTTGACAAAGGGTCCATCAAGCTGGATTTGAAGGACATTGACCTCAAGAGACTGTCCTTCGAGATAGAGCGAGAGAG GCTGGATTACttagaaaagagcaaaaaattTGAAGATCGACTGAAAGAACTGAAGTCTGAAATCCATGCTTTGaaactagaagaaaaacagtctgGGCTTTACTCTCACTGGAATGAAGTATTGGGATCCTTGGATCGCTCCTTAGGAAAT atccCATTGTGGATGAAAACCTTTGAAACTGGCGATTCATCAGATATAAATCTTCGTAGGCCTTTCCCTACTTACTCGTTAAGTCCTACAAGCAGCTGGCCTTGTACCAACAAAATCCAACACATGGTGCCAGTGCAGAAGTCATCTTTTCAAACCAATTCCATGATTGCCAACAGTGTGGGCACAGGAACCAGAAAACAGGTTGTAAAG GTTCAGCAGCATGACTCAGATGTGATCTACATTTGA
- the NIPSNAP2 gene encoding protein NipSnap homolog 2, with product MAARVLLRWSPAGAGAVPRLPPGGSLAVRGMVSSASRPREDSWLKSLFVRKVDPRKDAHSNLLAKRETSSLYKLQIHNVKPECLEAYNKLCQEVLPKIHEEKHYPCALVGTWNTWYGEQDQAVHLWRYEGGYPALNEVMSKLRQNKEFTEFRKERGNMLLSRKNQLLLEFSFWNEPVPREGPNIYELRSYQLRPGTMIEWGNYWARAIRFRQDSNEAVGGFFSQIGQLYMVHHLWAYKDLQTREDIRNAAWHKPGWDELVYYTVPLIQEMESRIMIPLKISPLQ from the exons ATGGCGGCGCGAGTGCTGCTGCGGTGGAGCCCGGCGGGAGCGGGCGCCGTGCCGCGTCTCCCGCCCGGCGGCAGCCTGGCCGTCAG GGGGATGGTATCTTCAGCTAGCAGACCTCGTGAAGACAGTTGGTTAAAATCGCTATTTGTTCGCAAAGTCGATCCAAGGAAAGATGCTCACTCCAACCTTCTAGCCAAAAGAGAGACCAGCAGTCTGTATAAACTACAGA TTCACAATGTAAAACCAGAATGCCTAGAGGCCTACAACAAGCTTTG TCAAGAGGTGCTGCCAAAGattcatgaagaaaaacactACCCATGTGCACTGGTGGGGACTTGGAACACGTGGTACGGAGAGCAAGATCAGGCTG ttcatCTGTGGAGGTATGAGGGAGGCTATCCAGCTCTCAATGAGGTCATGAGTAAACTCCGTCAAAATAAG GAGTTCACAGAGTTTCGCAAAGAAAGAGGTAACATGCTTCTGTCTCGCAAGAACCAATTACTGTTGGAATTCAGCTTCTGGAATGAACCTGTTCCCAGAGAGGGGCCGAATATTTATGAACTGAGATCCTATCAACTTAGA CCTGGAACTATGATTGAGTGGGGAAATTACTG GGCCCGTGCAATTCGTTTCCGACAAGACAGTAATGAAGCAGTTGGAGGATTTTTCTCACAAATTGGACAGCTGTATATGGTTCATCACCTTTGGG CTTACAAAGATCTCCAGACCAGAGAAGATATAAGGAATGCTGCGTGGCATAAACCTGGCTGGGATGAGCTAGTCTATTACACAG